The following are from one region of the Nitrospirae bacterium YQR-1 genome:
- a CDS encoding glycosyltransferase produces MVKRVVMVAPPFHAVPPLKGAAVEMWMCEVSKRLFSYEPHIISISTPCYPDYEYRDGIYHHRIHFGKLYKRLFQKLTRLDPLSYPKRILKIIRELNPQIVHLHNSVKWFLPVLKSLEGQPVKTVLHLQNEYPVETAVNVDAFWACSRYIMNHYEGSSINARSSACVYNGVDLAKYRYFKDVPAEREEIRERFNIKSGDFVVLYVGRVSEEKGVEHFIETAAVFRDIKNVKFFIIGELQQGDLRSSRVRYGMEMVKKAENHGSRVVFTGVFPPEKMHLLYLLGDVFVLPSNFADPFPFVVLEAMATGLPVIARKKGGVLDYLTEGDNGFYIDENDICGSISGNIRKLLQDSALRERVGLAGRQTVKERFSWQRIARDCEDNYQTLTESN; encoded by the coding sequence GTGGTTAAACGGGTGGTAATGGTAGCCCCGCCTTTTCACGCAGTGCCTCCCCTTAAGGGCGCAGCAGTTGAAATGTGGATGTGCGAGGTCTCAAAGAGGCTTTTCTCATATGAACCACATATAATTTCCATCTCCACCCCCTGCTACCCTGATTATGAGTACCGTGACGGAATTTACCACCACCGCATTCACTTTGGAAAGCTGTACAAACGGTTGTTTCAAAAACTGACCCGCTTGGATCCGCTTTCTTACCCTAAACGAATTTTAAAAATAATCAGAGAACTTAACCCTCAAATCGTTCACCTGCATAACTCGGTTAAGTGGTTTTTGCCGGTATTGAAATCTTTAGAGGGGCAGCCAGTAAAAACAGTGCTGCATCTTCAAAATGAATACCCAGTGGAGACGGCAGTCAATGTTGACGCTTTTTGGGCTTGCAGCCGCTACATTATGAACCATTACGAGGGCTCATCAATTAATGCACGCAGCAGTGCATGTGTTTATAACGGCGTGGATTTGGCTAAGTACCGCTATTTTAAAGATGTGCCCGCTGAAAGGGAGGAAATACGTGAGCGGTTTAATATAAAAAGCGGCGATTTTGTTGTTTTATACGTGGGGCGGGTGTCAGAGGAAAAGGGGGTAGAGCACTTCATAGAAACAGCGGCAGTTTTTCGGGATATAAAAAATGTGAAGTTTTTTATAATCGGAGAACTTCAGCAGGGGGATTTAAGGAGCAGCAGGGTAAGGTATGGCATGGAAATGGTAAAAAAAGCGGAAAATCATGGTAGTAGAGTAGTCTTTACAGGAGTGTTTCCTCCGGAAAAAATGCATCTCCTTTATCTTTTGGGGGACGTCTTTGTGCTGCCGTCAAACTTTGCAGACCCCTTTCCGTTTGTAGTGCTTGAGGCAATGGCCACAGGCCTTCCTGTCATCGCACGAAAAAAGGGCGGGGTGCTGGATTATCTCACAGAAGGAGACAATGGTTTTTATATAGATGAAAATGATATATGCGGCAGCATTTCCGGCAATATCAGAAAATTACTTCAGGACAGCGCCTTGAGAGAGAGAGTTGGGCTAGCGGGGCGGCAAACCGTTAAGGAACGTTTTAGCTGGCAACGCATAGCAAGGGATTGTGAGGACAATTACCAAACACTTACAGAGAGCAACTAA
- a CDS encoding glycosyltransferase family 9 protein has protein sequence MRLNPVDGIVYILMRLVKKFFDGRLSGIEHFDQTLVKRILVVSSTALGDTLLSTPAIAALRKRYPDAKIMALIHRNYMELFTTNPHIDEFLPFHGGYKRFMATVVHLRKFSPDTAFILHGNEPQATPLAYMSGARFIFKIPVPSQYGFLLSNKSNGFDDSPWLHHATAVRLKTASFADCREDDFKMVLPVNPRDSGVVRGRLSDLGFQGRHILIGFQPGAALSYKMWRQENFTALGKKLTELSSDIRIVITGSKGEKKLCAKIAEDIGEKAVALCGELPLKCLGALIKELDVLVTNDTGTMHVAIAVGTKTVSLFCPSNHWGVGRAYDFHLHKIIYKEKPCNPCVTKNCKHPHCMEQIAVVEVFAAVEELLRENSNI, from the coding sequence ATGAGGTTGAATCCTGTTGACGGCATTGTTTATATTTTAATGAGGCTGGTTAAAAAATTCTTTGACGGAAGGTTAAGCGGAATTGAGCATTTTGATCAGACGCTGGTTAAAAGAATTTTAGTTGTCTCATCAACAGCTCTTGGTGATACGCTGCTTTCCACCCCTGCAATAGCAGCTCTGAGAAAACGCTACCCGGATGCTAAAATCATGGCCCTCATCCACCGCAATTACATGGAGCTCTTTACCACCAACCCCCACATTGACGAGTTTCTTCCCTTTCACGGCGGATATAAAAGGTTCATGGCAACCGTAGTGCATCTTCGTAAATTCAGCCCAGATACCGCATTTATTCTTCATGGCAACGAACCTCAGGCAACCCCCCTGGCTTATATGTCCGGTGCACGGTTTATTTTTAAAATTCCGGTTCCCTCTCAATATGGGTTTCTATTAAGTAATAAGAGCAATGGTTTTGACGACAGTCCATGGTTGCATCATGCCACAGCCGTGCGTCTTAAAACGGCCTCATTTGCAGACTGCCGGGAGGATGATTTTAAAATGGTGCTGCCGGTTAACCCCAGGGACTCCGGTGTTGTAAGAGGCCGCCTCAGCGATCTGGGATTTCAGGGCAGGCATATCCTAATCGGCTTTCAACCCGGTGCGGCTCTTAGTTATAAAATGTGGCGGCAGGAGAATTTCACCGCTCTTGGAAAAAAACTCACAGAGCTTAGCTCTGATATCAGAATAGTAATTACCGGCAGCAAAGGTGAAAAAAAACTCTGTGCCAAAATTGCAGAGGATATAGGTGAAAAGGCGGTGGCACTCTGTGGGGAGCTTCCGTTAAAATGTCTGGGTGCTCTTATAAAAGAGCTGGACGTCCTTGTAACAAACGACACCGGCACTATGCATGTGGCAATTGCCGTTGGCACAAAAACTGTGTCTCTCTTCTGTCCGTCTAACCACTGGGGGGTCGGTAGAGCCTATGATTTCCATTTGCACAAGATAATCTATAAGGAAAAACCCTGTAATCCGTGTGTTACAAAAAACTGTAAACACCCGCACTGTATGGAGCAAATCGCTGTGGTGGAGGTCTTTGCAGCCGTAGAGGAGTTATTACGTGAAAATAGCAATATATAA
- a CDS encoding glycosyltransferase family 4 protein: protein MKIAIYNLTTTTKAGGVETFVCGIACGLAKRGHEIHLYGGKSDNNLQIDGVKVFTYPYLSRESIPLLGSRLRKFIERLSFSFFALAPLMKHSYDAIYIHKSFDLPAALLVRMITKAKVFFHSHGTEFFPGYGNLVRCVDKFFSCSRFNASEVEQAAKITPTVIYNGIDTDLFKPSEPDESFVKKYSPAGERILISICRLVGWKGLQYAIGALPDILKKHRVRYLIIGDGAYRKSLEKLAAELKVDENVMFLGTIANKELPQYYGLSHVAVYPSVSDETFGISIAEAMSCGVPVVAAGVGGIPEVLSEDAGVLIAPGDEQAIVKAVDTLLSDDSLRITQGANARRRCLSNFNWDTITEYFEKEAQT, encoded by the coding sequence GTGAAAATAGCAATATATAACCTGACAACCACAACTAAAGCCGGAGGGGTGGAAACCTTTGTTTGCGGCATAGCATGCGGGCTTGCCAAAAGAGGACATGAAATTCACCTCTACGGGGGAAAGTCCGATAATAATTTGCAGATTGACGGTGTTAAAGTTTTTACATATCCGTATCTAAGCAGAGAGTCAATACCGCTTTTGGGCTCACGTCTCAGAAAATTTATTGAACGGCTGTCGTTTAGCTTCTTTGCCCTTGCACCTCTTATGAAACACTCCTATGACGCAATTTACATACATAAGTCTTTTGACCTTCCGGCAGCTCTCTTAGTACGAATGATAACTAAAGCAAAGGTTTTTTTCCATAGCCATGGGACGGAGTTTTTCCCGGGCTATGGTAATCTTGTAAGATGTGTTGACAAGTTTTTTTCGTGCAGCCGCTTTAATGCCTCAGAAGTAGAGCAGGCGGCAAAAATTACGCCGACTGTCATTTATAACGGCATAGACACGGATTTATTTAAACCCTCGGAGCCTGATGAGAGTTTTGTAAAAAAATATTCTCCGGCAGGAGAGAGAATTCTTATCAGTATTTGCAGACTGGTCGGCTGGAAAGGGTTACAATATGCCATAGGGGCGTTGCCCGATATTTTGAAAAAGCACAGGGTCAGATATTTGATAATCGGAGACGGTGCGTACAGGAAATCACTGGAGAAACTGGCAGCGGAACTTAAAGTTGACGAAAATGTTATGTTTTTGGGTACAATAGCAAACAAGGAATTGCCGCAGTACTATGGACTGTCTCATGTGGCGGTGTATCCGAGTGTTTCTGATGAAACCTTCGGGATATCGATAGCTGAGGCTATGTCTTGTGGTGTGCCGGTTGTGGCTGCGGGGGTCGGCGGAATCCCTGAGGTACTCTCGGAAGATGCCGGAGTACTAATTGCCCCCGGAGATGAGCAAGCCATAGTAAAAGCTGTTGACACTCTGCTTTCAGATGACTCATTACGCATCACACAGGGTGCAAATGCAAGGCGGCGGTGTCTGAGTAATTTCAACTGGGACACCATCACAGAGTACTTTGAAAAGGAGGCACAAACATAG
- a CDS encoding MFS transporter, which yields MKERRANLQNSFFDGVFFALMTGFTQDFFVPFLLNMGGGTRHAGLIFAIPNLAASILQVKGADLVEKLKSRKLAITIFVSLQCVTLALIAYFSFTPGVSIWVFIVTVTVFTGFGSLSLPPLGSLVTEFVPKRRWGKYFGWRNRIMGLITVGAAFLAGYILKLCKPIELILGFFIIFVSALLFRLISLFFLVKLKEPPFHAEKEHYFSFKDFLKTGGNFKKFVFFTASMSFSIHMAAPYFAVLMIRDFNFSYLLYTAIISTGNLAIFFMTKRWGQVADSVGNVKIMKLTSRLIAFVPLFWIFNHNPVFLFAVQLFAGTLYGGYLLATTNYVYDLSSSQNRSRSIAYFNAFNGISICAGALLSSFLVNYLPPVFGFKILTLLLLSSLMRITVTFFIPFKIEEVRAVKNVNSFKLFFCILSGKKT from the coding sequence ATGAAAGAAAGAAGAGCGAATCTGCAAAACTCCTTTTTTGACGGAGTCTTTTTTGCCCTTATGACGGGTTTTACACAGGATTTCTTTGTGCCATTTCTGCTTAACATGGGCGGCGGCACACGCCATGCAGGGTTGATATTTGCCATCCCTAACCTTGCAGCTTCCATTTTACAGGTTAAAGGGGCGGACCTTGTTGAAAAATTAAAATCCAGAAAACTTGCTATTACCATTTTTGTCTCTCTACAGTGTGTAACATTGGCTCTTATCGCTTATTTTTCCTTTACGCCTGGGGTTTCTATATGGGTTTTCATAGTGACGGTTACAGTCTTTACCGGTTTTGGCTCTCTTTCACTTCCTCCATTAGGAAGTCTTGTAACTGAATTTGTACCAAAACGGCGGTGGGGAAAGTATTTTGGATGGCGAAACAGAATTATGGGTCTCATTACAGTAGGAGCAGCCTTTTTAGCCGGTTACATACTAAAATTATGTAAACCCATTGAACTGATTCTGGGTTTTTTCATTATCTTCGTTTCCGCTCTGCTCTTTAGGCTCATCTCCCTCTTTTTTCTTGTTAAGCTCAAAGAACCGCCCTTTCACGCAGAAAAGGAACACTATTTTTCCTTTAAGGATTTTCTTAAAACCGGTGGAAATTTTAAGAAATTTGTTTTTTTTACCGCTTCCATGAGCTTTTCCATTCACATGGCAGCCCCCTATTTTGCTGTTTTAATGATAAGGGATTTTAACTTCAGTTACCTTCTTTATACGGCAATAATCAGCACCGGCAATCTCGCTATATTTTTTATGACTAAACGCTGGGGGCAGGTTGCAGACTCTGTCGGCAATGTAAAAATTATGAAATTAACCTCACGCCTTATCGCCTTTGTGCCCCTGTTCTGGATATTTAACCACAACCCTGTGTTTCTCTTTGCCGTACAGCTCTTTGCCGGTACCCTCTACGGAGGATATCTCCTTGCTACAACAAACTACGTCTATGACCTGTCCTCCTCCCAAAACCGCTCACGCTCTATCGCTTACTTTAACGCTTTTAACGGTATTTCTATATGCGCAGGAGCCCTGCTTAGCAGCTTTTTGGTTAACTACCTGCCCCCTGTCTTTGGTTTTAAAATTCTCACTCTGCTTTTGCTCTCATCCCTTATGAGAATTACCGTCACATTTTTTATCCCTTTTAAAATTGAAGAGGTTCGGGCGGTTAAGAATGTAAATAGTTTCAAACTTTTCTTTTGCATACTGTCAGGTAAAAAAACATAG